The Amblyomma americanum isolate KBUSLIRL-KWMA chromosome 3, ASM5285725v1, whole genome shotgun sequence genome window below encodes:
- the LOC144124328 gene encoding uncharacterized protein LOC144124328, which yields MTEEDESNVDSSYGDDAELREVFALLDRDCDLELSFEELKMAVRALGLAVSEAEMNEVREELEACSGRTAVDYMGFLSVLAKLEFGHLREPDRASVQEMQTRRALEILDPGGTGMVSVRDVRWLFTAIGEKLSTEEVDQVLGELGRAGRCEDDRLPYKDLLDLLFRDT from the exons ATGACGGAAGAGGACGAGTCGAACGTGGACTCGAGCTACGGAGACGATGCCGAGCTGCGCGAAGTGTTCGCCCTTCTGGACCGCGACTGCGACCTAGAGCTGAGCTTTGAGGAGCTGAAGATGGCAGTGCGCGCTCTGGGCCTGGCTGTCAGCGAGGCCGAGATGAACGAGGTGCGCGAGGAACTCGAGGCCTGCAGTGGACGCACAGCCGTCGACTACATGGGCTTCTTGTCGGTGCTGGCCAAGCTCGAGTTTGGCCACCTGCGAGAGCCGGATCGCGCCAGCGTTCAGGAAATGCAGACGCGCAGGGCGCTGGAGATACTTGACCCTGGCG GCACCGGCATGGTGAGTGTCCGCGATGTGCGATGGCTCTTCACGGCCATCGGAGAGAAACTGAGCACCGAAGAGGTCGACCAGGTCTTGGGAGAGCTGGGACGCGCAGGCCGCTGCGAAGACGACCGCCTGCCCTACAAGGACCTTCTCGATCTGCTCTTCAGGGACACTTGA